AAAACTATGGTTTAGTTCTTAACATTAGAGTAATGATGGTTTGGAAGGGAGGGGTGATTAAAGCGGTATTGTCAcccctcctcccaccccccaaaaaagaggTATTTCATAGAAAGAGAATCTTTATGAATAACTCCTGTTGACTGTGTAAAATTTTACTGAAATTCAAACCCAGTccagagatatactgagacaaagtaaggGCGGCTGCAGGTAATTGGTTCTGTCTATCGAGGGTCTCGCAGGATCCTCTATagatctcaatgctgtactcACTTGCGCATGCACGAGGGTACAGCAGTGACATTGGCTGCTGATGAGGACCTGCCTGAGGAAGATGGCCACACCCCCgggggacaggttcaggtaagtagaaggCACCCTTACTTGTCCCCCGGCCACCAGACCCAAAGCAGTCATGTCAATGTTAGGGGGTCTTTGTAAATTCTGCAAAAAAGTCCCCAGACTGTtatagtgccgctttaaaataaattagaatgtttgtttttttatgccgCTAAGATTTCCTCTTTGGATTGCAAGGTCTTGTGATGTCCTGTAGTTTAGATTAAAGTAACAGTgtcttttttcagtttttcacaatgataaaaaaaaaaagatctggtGAGATGGCATAGTAATTACTTTGTCATGTATACCAGTCAAATTTTTGTAACATGTAGCAATGGGCTGTTTCCCATCAGCAATTACTTGCAACAGAACAGGCAGTTTATGACACCATGTGCAATTGATACTTACGGTGTTTTATTGTCTCATGTAATATCCTATACACTGTGTACTGTCTCGTGCATGCGCAAGAATATACCATTCAGGTCTCTGAAATGTAATGGATTGAAATATCAGTGGCAAAGTTTAGTATCCAATTTCCAATATATAACTGTAGCTGAATTGGAGAATAATTTCTTATCAGCGTTTTCGCCTTAATATCTCCatatacattttcattttctGAAATTCATAATCTAGTGAATAAGCATATGTTGAAGTAACGGATGAAGAGGAACGTGGCGGTGGTGAACacgttaaaacatactttttatattttatattaaacagcAAATTCCCCTTGGGAAATGGCTTGAAAAATGTAGTCCAAACAAAACTGATAATTATCGCAGGCACAGTTATTTCTGGGTAGGTATTTACATTTGAAATACCTGGAGTATTGAATGAACCCCTTTGGCATtgtctataaatatgttaaaatattaagGTTTATTAAACGTTCATTGTATATTTAAAGGGGTGAAGCCACCATTCACTTGCGTGAGAAaatagtgcaaaaaaaataaatcagtgatTCAGCCCTGGAACCAAAATTGCGTACATGCATACAGTCACACAATGGTCCTTGTGTTTAAATCTTGACTGtatatgttttttactgttaacacGTGCCTGCATGCAAAAAGTCTTTATAAAACACTGGGTGGAACTCTGTTAACGTGTGATTATTTGGAGCTGAGACTCTAAGTAACATTCTACTTTCCAGTAATTAGAGAGTAGATCTAATATGGAATGCAGTAGTAAAATAATTGGTCTCAGCTAGCTGATTCATAAAGAGTGACGCTCCCTGTAAGCTTGCTAGTTAGTTTGTTAACTGGGTGTCATTCTCTTTTCAGATCATCTGAGCTTTCAGTTTGCGTGGCAGTGCTGTTCCGGGGGGAAAACCGTGGATTATCGTGTTTTAACCAATTGGCTTGATTTGGACATCTGCCATCATTTCTCACGACTGGTCGGATCATTATAATCCCTATGTTGCTCTGGCATAGTGGTGGCACACCGTATTGGAATATGGTTGTCTCTCAGCTCTGAGAATGGAGGGAAGTAGTAAAAAGATTGTACAGAACTTTGTATGTCAAAAACTGTCCCAAAGAGGATTCCAGTGGAACTGTTGTAGTGACTTACGATCCGAACTTATATCTAATGGGACATCTCCTGGAGAAGTGGCCGAAGCCCACCCTGCAGGCCATTCCCAAAGTGCAGTAGGAGAAGGTGTGCTACAAGCTCTGTTGGAGGCAACAGTGGAATTTGAGCTGAGATACCAACGTGCTTTTAAAGACCTGACCGCCCAATTGCACATCACCCCTGAGACGGCTTATCAGAGTTTCGAGCAGGTGGTGGGAGAGCTATTTAGAGATAACATAAACTGGGGGCGCATTGTGGCATTCTTCTCATTTGGAGGATCCCTGTgtgttgaatgtgctgacaaggAAATGGATGAGCTGCTGCCCAGGGTTGTGCAGTGGATGACAACGTATCTGGACAATCAGCTGCATACCTGGATCCGGGCAAACGGAGGCTGGGTAAGGGTACTTTCTGGGGGACTGACTACTTGACAGATCAGTTGTGTGATCTCATTTTGGTCTAGTGGCAAAGTAGGTCAGGGGATGAGTGCTGATGGCAtgctatattaaaataaaaccagGATGATGGGTGATGTCATGCAGGAGGGAGACATGTAGCTGGCATGCATGTCTGGGAGAGTGAATCCACATACTTATAGGTACCAGGCAGCATTCACTGGAAATAGAAGGTACACAGGGCCGGTAGATAGTCTATGCTGTGCAGGTACCCTTATACTGACTATTGGTGAGTGGTAGTGTAGCACAATGGACCTACAACATGAGATTGGTAGTATTGGCACTAAGGGGCTAAGCTatatttccaatttggctattttggctttacTTTTGCAGTTGTCCTCAATTTcaattttacatagttacataggctgaaaagagacttgcgtccatcaagttcagccttcctcacatttgtttttttgctgttgatccaaaaaaagggaaaaaacccagtttgaagcacttccaattttgcaacaagctaggaaaaaaattccttcttgacccgagaatggcagtcagatttatccttggatcaagcagttattaccctacattaagATTTAGTAAGTAAACAAAATTAATGTTCTTTTTGTGAGTAGGAGGCAACATGCTCTGGTAATGAGTTCTCCCAGAAAATAAACCTCTCGGATGAAGGCAGTTGATGGGGATAAGGCAGGCAGTTGCTAGTGGCAGTGGGTTGTGCAGAGGCAGGGATAGAGAGGATACGTGAAAAAGGTAGCTAGTGGCACACACGGAGGGTAGGCAGATGGTGGTGGGTATAGCGCAAAGTCCAAGTAGTTGGTGGAAAGGAGGAGGCAGCACGCAGAATACATGGGAAGGAGGTACTGGCGTGAGGACACTGGATAATTGGTGATGTAGGTGTAGACAGGCAGTTGGTGAACACACACAATCGGCAAGCAGAGGGTAAGCTGTTGCACATAGACTTGTTTGCTGTAAGACCAGTGTTGCCTGCCTCCTATTGCTGGGTGCAGAGATACCGCTGCGATTAGTCACTTTGCTATGTGAAGAATTTCCCTGTGACCTAATGTTCTCTCACCGCTCCTTGGTGTGACAGTCTGACATGCTCGTCTGCAGATCATACAATTTCTCCTGTGTTCTATTCCATACGGTACAAAGGTTTCTTTTGTTAATGTATCACAGAACAGTTCCAGCTAGCTGGGTGTTACATGGCAGCCAGATTCACTATTATTATACTCTACGGATCAGCTACGCGTAGCTTCCTAACTTGTTGATCTTTAACCCTTGTTGAACAagcaaagcatgatgggagttgtagttaagttACAGTTCCGATCAATGCAGCTTAGCAGTTTCTAATCTAGTTTTTGGGTTCGGTTACTGTTATGAAATGTTTTTcctagcttaaaaaaaaaatcagtttattaGTCTTTTTATAAGCAAGCCTCCTGCCATTCTTTTGTTGTTTGCTCCGGTGTTACCATGTATCTCTCTCTGACTTCCCCACAGGACGATTTTGTGCGTCTTTACGGCAATGATGCTGCTGCCAACAGCAGGAAGAGTCAGGAACGCTTTGGGCGATGGCTGATTACCGGATTCATGCTGACTGGTGTTATCCTGTTAGCTTCCTATTTGAGCCGCAGATAGGCCCCCCCACTAACTGGATGTGGAGGAACAGGAAAGTGCACGGCCAAGAGGTCCTGGATCCCACGTGACGGGGACCGTTGCAAGCTTGCCTACCCCACAGCATCAAACCGTAGTCCTGGCACGCTTGTGGGGGTGAACAAGATACCCTGTCTCGTGAATCAGTAATGGGCATGTGATGGAGCTTTAGtgagttttaaaatattgttagACATGTTCAATTTAGGCCTTTTATCTCTGTTTTACTGGCTGGAGGGTTACTTTTTATGTGAATAAATAGCTTTTTTTCTGTTACAGCTTCTCCATCTGTGGTCTTGTGTTTAGTGAGTGATAGAACAGATTGCAAGCGTTTGTGTTTGTGGAGTCACTCATTGACTTTTGGAGATCTCCAACATTCATTGTACTTTGCCACCGTCAGAGCATTGTGGTAGTTGTAGTCCTGTAACCGCTTAATACCTGTTTTGGTCACCCCCTTCTCTAGCGTTTAGAAATGTCCCCGTTAGGAAGTGATTGGGATCACCTTTTCGACCAGTGGTTAAAGCGCTGCTTTACGTTCAGGCCGTCGTGGCTGTAAAGCTGTTGCCTTTCATTCTGATAGATGGTTCACTGAGCTGTCAGAATTATACAGCCATGTAAATCTGGGAGAGCAATGTAATCTGCCTCTACGGCTTGGTAGTAAAACAGTTACAGGTATATAAAGATTATCCTCCTTGATGGGTTTTAGTTTTGCAACCAATTAAAACATTTTCCATATGTGTTCCTCTTAAAGGACAATGGTctcttttttattaaatatatatatatagtttattttaagGAAACACTAATGTAAATATATTACTATTTTAGGTTTGTGTTCCAATTATTGTTTAAACTATTGGAACCCcaagccctagccacatctccccggCTGTGAATCACACAGCCTACATGGGggaaaaattcactttcaatgaGATCTTAACtggctttagaagtttttatctcctgctctgttaattgaactttaatcacacacagaaggctgcTGCAGGGACAAGGAGTTATTAACAGAAACGGAGACAAGACATTttagaataaacagattgtgcaatGCAGAGGTTAAGTTAttttgcctatagtgtcccttttaattaaaaaaaactaaatgtacaTATTATTGCAGCACTTGGTCGATCTCCATCTCCCGTGAAGTCATCAATTATGACTTTCTTCCTGTTCAGTGCTTCTCATAGAAGTATTGGGGACCTATGGTGTCATGCTTCTCCTAGATTTAATACTGAATACAATGAGAAACACTAACCGCATTCAGATTGATCGTGCTGTGTGTAAGGATGTTAATCATGAAGATCTTCGATTTCAAAGGGTCTACAtgaggaagctcctctagcggctgccagTTGGACAATCAATAAAGGCAGGTTCTCTGGCAAATATAAACAGTGCTGTTTCTTTGAAACCTGCAGTGTTTATCATTGCCAGGAAGAGGAATCGGGTCCCAGCAAATAAAATAGTTTTGTGGTTGATATTCTGACTTTACAATTTGAAACCTTTTCGTTAATCTCCTAGCTTACATTACACTGCAAGGTGGCCATTCTTCCAACTCTTTGGTCAGAAGCCCCACTTATATTCAAAGACCATGTACAATTTAAATAACTATCTATGCCTTGAGCTTGCACTCGTCATTGGGAATTATGATTAAACACTAAATCTCACCCTAAAACCAAAGAAAGCTTAAAGATGGGCATCCTTAAGAGGAAGGTTAAAGCGGCGCTGTCACCATCtgggactttgcagaattcgcAAAGACCCCCAAGTGTGACACTGCTTTAAAGGTAAgttctacttaccagaacctgTCACTTGCCGGCACCACCATCTTCCTCTTCCCTGTCAGAAGAGCAGATGTCACTGCTGTTCTCTCGCACATTAACGTCAGTATATGGAGGATCCCGTGAGaccctcaaataaaaaaaaaaatacatttggggAGGGGAGGAATAGATGACTGTTTTAAGCCAGTTATTTACTTATGGTACCATGACAAAATACACAGTTTATAATACATGTAAactttttattaaagaaaaaaaaacactttaaaaatggGAGGGGTAGTAAATCAGGCAATAAGACCAGCAAACCTCGCCTTTTGAAACAAGAGGTTTAGAAGATTAACAGCATGGGTTTGGTGTAGGACAGTCGGAATTTTAGTATTTCTTTTGTCTGCAGGGCAGTGGCCGATACTTATCGAAGTTTCAGTTGCGACACGCAATGCAGGATTGTAGAATTGATAAACTGTAAATGGTTCTTTTATGAAGATATGTTAGTCCTCTTTAGACTATTTTATTGACTCCCAGACCAAACAGAAGGGGACCATAGGTTTATGAATCTGTATCACCGTAGGCACCAGAATTGTTTTatttcaatgaagtggttatagtttcTTGAGCCCTATGGTGTAGTctttccattcagcattaaaccatttaaagcttaaaataattaaaacttcCCAGTATCCCGTCACCTTTATGCCACTTGGACTAATGAGGAAGCAATGCccagctgtgataggctgaagcGTTCAGCTGACACACTCAACTAATCAGTGCCATTGCAGGTATGACTAGGAGGAAGTGTTTAatttgccttagccacacctccagtaggggcatcattcagtgttaaacagctaaaaaaaatggtttaacgtTAAATGGAGGTACAgcaccaggcactataaccaattcaatcagATGAAATTGTGCCTATACTGCATTAGATTGGATTTCCTAAACACAGAATGGTGGCTAACGGAAATATGAATTGCAAAATTAGCCAAGTTAGgtggtttttatttttggttttttttttccaaatctgcCTAAATTTTTTAAATTCAGATTCCATAAAATAttgggtttagtaaataaaccgtaGGAAGTTACTGTGATTGTAGGAATAAGGGGAGGTTCTGCTACTGTCTGgaaagttttgaaaaaaaaaccttatctAGAGTTAAGGAGCCCAGTTCTACAGCGGTTACAAAGGCAGATACACTAGTTACTACTTGAATTGGAATTTTATTAAAACTCCAGAGTAATGTGTCTTCATAAAGACTTTATTACTTACATACCCAAGAGGGACAGTGACGCGTTCGGGATCAGAAGAAATGAAAGGGTAAAACataatgaaaagtaaaaaaaaaattaaaaaaataaataagtgggGGTTTCCCCGATGGAGggcaacagggggggggggggggggggggggggggaggagagagagacaggattTGAATTCTCGCAGTATTAATACAGTTGTGAATGCATAGAATGGCTTCCCAGCAGAAGTGGTACAAACTCATACACTAGAGGAGTTCAGATAaggctagaccaggggtaggcaaccttcggctctacagatgttttggactacatctcccataatgcttttacagccatattgctggcaaagcatcaagggagatgtagtccacaacatctgtagagccgaaggttgcctacccctgggctagaccatacacacacacacacacacacacacacaccccaactaTAGTCTGGAGCATTTAACAGTATCAAGTAATAAAACTTAGGCCAATGGATTTTCTATCAAAATCAATCGTGTTGAGTGAGCATTGAATTGTTGGGAGTTAAATCCAGATTGCATGACTCCTACTAAAAGTAGCCAAATTGTAACTAGACTTTTACACAGTCAGATTCAGCTGTGTCGGATGAATCAAACCACCCACGTCCAAACAATCATCAATCCGTCCAGAATTTCTCAGAGTCATATGGGTGTAGATTAACaggaatttgatttgtttgaCACCGCTAAATCTTTCCAATTTTGCTATACTGACCTAAGTCTTAATCTTCCATTTTAATTTCACTCTGTGAATAGACCGCCTATGTTGGGAGCTGGGATCAGTGGCATACCAGTCTTCCTcatctcaaaataaataaaacccaaaACATATAATCAGGAGGCCAGCCATAGTTTTAAACTCCAGTTTATTAAACCACTTTATACACAAACCATGGACGGGTTCACAGGGGGTGACATTGTAGAAACCATTATACTAGTGGCTAGAGAGAATGAATGTATGGCTGATGGGAACAGTGGCTGGAACAGGCAAACATGCGCAGTGCGTTTTAGTGGGTGTACAGTGATTTTGATAATTGTATCCATGTGAGTGTGTGAAGGAGTAGCAAGGCCCATGGTTCTATAGCTACTGATATTCCCATAATCCTTAGCAGGGGATCACCTGGATGTAGCACAATATCTTAGTACCTTAAGAACTTTTTCCCCCCCCCTTGGGAGATAGAACGCCACTTCAATGATATTAGTTTACCCACCAAACTTCCCTGTACCCAACTGGTTTCCCCCAATTTCCCTCCTCTGAATAGAAAACCAGCCTATTTTTTCCACTCGTTCTTCTCGTAGTCCCACTTTGAGGAGAAGCCTTGGATTGGCCCAATATGCATGTCCAGCATCCTTTGCATCTGCATTGCCTTCCATTCGTCATCCAAGGTGTGTGGCTTTGCAGGGTACACTGTAGAAAAAGACAGTAAGAATTcacgtttatttttatttattttttagactaAAAGTTAGCCACATTACCTCCCGGTAACCACACTCACCGTACATGCTCTGCCACCACACAACAAATCCGGTTataccaaacaaaataaaaattcccccaAACACAGTCTTCCACTCGTTGGAAGGTTTGTTCATCTCCGCGTAGCTTTGGTCAAACTTAATGCGGTAAACTGTCAGACAGAAAGTCCATGAGTATGTAAGGAGAGATTTTAGAGATAAGGTCAGTTAAAATAAAGAGGTTAATGCTACAGTAACATGAGTTGTGTTAATTACGTGCAATTTTATCTTCTTGGCTCAGTTGCTTCCAGGCCCCTTTCTCTTTTTCCTTTAGTGCTGTCTGATGGGAGCTCAGTTCCTTCCGAAAGAGTATGTCTGGCAAAGGGAACGCCCGGTGATCATAGTAGAGGGGCTCGGAGCCATCTGGGTGGTGAGACACTGACAAACAAGAAAGCAGATAAGATAGAATTTTAGCAACAAGCTTATCAGAGATTTAAAGAGACCATCAGGTTCCTTGATGTGGTGTTCAAAGTGGACCTCCTGAGTAACTGTTCAACTGAGAATTTCTTCAGATTGGGGATATTTGCACAATCTAGAccaggcatagacaaccttcggcactccagatgttttgaactacaccttccatgatgctttgccagcattatgggggtgccgaaggttgcccatcCCTGATCTAGACCATTACAGAGTTATAAAAAATTGGTACTGctcagttaaagggaaactcaccTCCCAGGATTTTCATTAGGTTGATTTATACCCTATATTAAAAGGAAATAtgctctgcagtggttatggtgccacaagTCCTAGTTT
Above is a genomic segment from Pelobates fuscus isolate aPelFus1 chromosome 6, aPelFus1.pri, whole genome shotgun sequence containing:
- the BCL2L1 gene encoding bcl-2-like protein 1, whose product is MEGSSKKIVQNFVCQKLSQRGFQWNCCSDLRSELISNGTSPGEVAEAHPAGHSQSAVGEGVLQALLEATVEFELRYQRAFKDLTAQLHITPETAYQSFEQVVGELFRDNINWGRIVAFFSFGGSLCVECADKEMDELLPRVVQWMTTYLDNQLHTWIRANGGWDDFVRLYGNDAAANSRKSQERFGRWLITGFMLTGVILLASYLSRR
- the LOC134615101 gene encoding cytochrome c oxidase subunit 4 isoform 1, mitochondrial, yielding MMSLRVMRSSLLSRVKLLGATSVRAAHGHEGHVSHHPDGSEPLYYDHRAFPLPDILFRKELSSHQTALKEKEKGAWKQLSQEDKIALYRIKFDQSYAEMNKPSNEWKTVFGGIFILFGITGFVVWWQSMYVYPAKPHTLDDEWKAMQMQRMLDMHIGPIQGFSSKWDYEKNEWKK